gaaaaaaacacattaaataaaCCCAATTAATGGAGGAATAACCCATATAAACCCAATAATGACCCcaataatgaggaaaaaataacccaTTAATAACCTAATAATTGACCCAATAATGAGGATAACCCCCATTAATAACCCCAATAATGAGGATAACCCCATTTAATACCCATAATTGACCCAACAAAGAAGTATAAAACCCCATTAATAACCCCAATAATGAGGATAACCCCATTAATAACCCAATAATGGAACCAATAATAGGATAACCCCATTAATAACCCAATAATTGACCCAATAACGAGGTAACCCCATTAATAACCCCAATATTGACCCAATAACGAGGATAACCCCATTAATAACCCAATAATTGACCCAATAACGAGGATAACCCCATTAATAACCCCAATAATGAGGATGACCTCATTAATAACCCAATACTTGACCCAATAATGAGGATAACCCCATTAATAAACCAATAATGAGGATAACCCCATTAATAACCGCATTAATAACCTCATTAATAACCCCATTAATGAGGATAACCTCATTAATAACCCATTAACggacccccctcccccccctcccccccccccatcccccgTCGCTGCCGTTACCGGACACGGGGGAGGCGCGGGCAgggggaggagcagcagcagcggcagcagccgCCCGGCCGCCGCCATTGCTGTGACGTCACTCAGGTGCGACCCCGCGCGCACGTTAAGCACGCCCCCCAGGTGAGAGGGAGGCCACCCCACCGCGGGCGGGCTGATGCCACGCCTCCTCGTTTGCATGCCGCGCGGGAACGGCGCTGCGCGACAGGTGGTGGGtaagggggctataggggtttataggggggctatgggggatataggggtctaggggggatataggggggatatggggatataggggtctatggggatatagggtggatatgggggatataggggtctatgggggatatagggggtatatggggttatagggtgctatggggggtataggggggctatggggggtgtagggggctatagggaatataggggtctatgggggataTAGGGAATATAAGGGTCtatgggggatataggggggctATGGAGGGTgtaggggctatggggggtgtAGCGTCtatgggggatataggggtctatgggggataTAGGGGCTATGGGTGTTAAAAGGGCTATATGGGCTATAGGGGCCATGGGGTACTATAGGAGCTGTGGGAGCTATAGCTCTATGGAGGCTATAAGGTGCcataggggctatagggggaTATAGGTGTAGGGGAGCTGTAAGcactatggggcgctatggggcttTAGGGTCCCCCAGCAGCCATAGGGTGCCATAGGAGCCATAGGGCACTCTTGGGCACTATAGGGACTAGAGAGACTTACAGAGTTAGGAGAGCTGTGGGCACTATAGGGCTCTGTGGGCGCTATAGGGCTCCATGGGTGCTGTAGGACATTATGGGTGCTATAGGTCTCCATAGGTGCTATAGGTCTCGATGACCACTATAGGACTCCatggggtgctatagggctTCATGGGCGCTATAGGTCTCTCTGGGtgctataggtctctatgggcgctatagggtgctatggtCTATATAGGTCTCTATAgatgctatagggtgctatgggctctatgggtctctatgggcaCTATAGAGCGCTAGGTCTCTATAGATCTCCATGGATGCCATAGAGCCCTATGGgctctataggtctctatggtttctatAGAGCGCTATGGTCTCTATAGATCTCCATTGGCACTATAGGGGTACTATGGTCTCTATAGATCTCCATGGGTGCTATAGGGCGCTATGGTCTCTATAGATCTCCATGGGTGTTATAGGGCGCTATGGTCTCTATGGATGCTAGAGAGCGCTATGGTCCTCTATAGATCTCCATTGCACTATAGGGTACTATGNNNNNNNNNNNNNNNNNNNNNNNNNNNNNNNNNNNNNNNNNNNNNNNNNNNNNNNNNNNNNNNNNNNNNNNNNNNNNNNNNNNNNNNNNNNNNNNNNNNNGGGAGGCAGATGGTGGCGGCCGCCGGGGGGGGGGACATCATCCTATGGGCGCTGCGTGCCGATGGCAATGGCAGCGAGATCGGTGAGAGCCccccccgtccccatccccatcaccatcaccGCGGTGGTGCTGCGtccatggcacccatgggtgctgggccCCGGCGCAGGTGGTCTTTGAACCTGGGGGTGCCGGCCGAGGCCTTGTTCTTCGTGGGCAACCAGCTCATCGCCACCAGCCCCGGCGGCACCATCGGCGTATGGAACGCGGTCACCAAGCACTGGCAGGTGAGCGGCGGTGGTGGCGGTGCCGCGGTTGGCACCGGGAACGTCGCCGATGCGCCGGGGTGTCCTGCCGTAGGTCCAGGATGTGGTACCCATCACCAGCTATGATGCTGCCGGCACCTTcctcctgctgggctgcagcaatgGCTCCATCTAGTACGTTGGGGTTGAGCGCCGGCACCCAAGAGGGGTTTGGCATCACCGGCACAGGCATCACCGGCACCACGTCCCCATCGATGTGCAGAAAGTTCCCCCTGCGCATGAAGGACAACGACCTCCTGGTGACCGAGCTCTACCGCGACCCCGGCGAGGACGCCGTCACCGCCCCTCAGTGTCTACCTCACCCCCAAGACCAGTAAGAGCCCCACCAGTTCGGACTGGGGTGAACTGGGAGCAGCGTGAGCCCCGCTTGGTTTGCAGGTGAGAGTTGGGAACTGGATCGAAGATCGCCTACGTCACCAGCTCCGGTGTGGTGAGGGTCATCGTGCAGCACCCCGAGACAATGGGATCGGGGCCACAGCTCTTCCAGACCTTCACCGTGCACCGCAGCCCTGTCACCAGGATCATGCTCTCCGAGAAGCACCTCGTGTCCGGTGAGCACGGCGAGGGCGCTGGTCTGTCCaatcatcatccatcatccatccatccaacaACCATCACCCGTCCGTCCAATCATCatccaccatccatccatccaatcATCATCCCTCATCCATCTATCCaatcatcatccatcatccatccatccaatcatcatccatccatccaatcATCATCcaacatccatccatccaatcATCATCcaacatccatccatccaatcatcatccatcatccatccattcaatcatcatccatcatccctCATCCATCACCCATCCATTATCCATCAtcccccatccatccatcccccatccatccatccctccatcaccccatatccatccATCACCCACCATCACTGatccatcatccatccctccatccatccccaccCATCACTGATCAatcatccatccctccatcatcATCCACCCAGTTACTGatccatcatccatccctccatcatTATCCACACATCACTGACCCATCATCCATCCTCCATCATCACGTCACCCCTCATCTCTccatcatccctccatccaCCATCACTGATccatcatccctccatccaCCATCACTGATccatcatccctccatccaCCATCACTGATccatcatccctccatccaCCATCACTGATccatcatccctccatccctccatccctgatccatcatccctccatccctccatcactgatccatcatccatccctccatcatcCGTCACCCCTCATCTCTccatcatccctccatccaCCATCACTGATccatcatccctccatccatcacACCCATCCATCCCTgatccatcctcaccccatccctgccccactcTCCATCCCGCTCTCCGCAGTCTGTGCCGACAACCACCACGTTCGGAGCTGGACGGTGACGCGCTTCCGCGGGATGCTCTCCACGCAGCCGGGCTCCACTCCCTTGGCTTCCTTCAAGGTCCTGGCGCTGGACGACGCCGCCGGCGCCGGCACCGACATCGGTCAGAGCCCACCCGGGTCGGTGCTGCCCGCGCCGGGGGTGCTGAGCGCCGGCACAGACCCACGCTGTGCCCCACACGCACAGGGCCCTTTGGGGAGCGCGAGGAGCAGCAGGTCTTCATCCAGCGCGTGGTGCCGGATGCGTGCCAGGTCTTCATCCGCCTCTCCTCCACCGGCAAGAAGTGAGAGCAGGGCACAcggggtgctgtgggtgccaatggggtgctatgggtgtcataGGGGTGCTATGGGTGGCCGATGGGGTGCTATGGTGCCgatgggggtgctatggggtgccaatggggtgctatgggtgtcatagggtgctatgggtgacaTGGGGATGGTATGGGTGCCacagggtgctatgggtgccacagggtgctatgggtgccacggggtgctatgggtgccgatggggtgctatgggtgacaTGGGGATGGTATGGGTACCAcgggggtgctatgggtgccatggggatgctatgggtaCCAAGGGGATGCTATGGGTACCAcgggggtgctatgggtgccacgggggtgctatgggtgccatggggATGCTATGAATGCCATGGAGGAAGCTATGGGTACCAAGGGGATACTAGGGGTGCCACAGGGATATTGTAGGTACCACGGTGATGCTATGAGTGCCATGGGGATACTAGGGGTGCCACAGGGATATTGTACATACCAATGGGGTGCTATGTATGCCATGGGAATGCTATGGGTACCAAGGGGATGCTATGGGTACCAATGGGGTACTATGGTTACCACGGAGATGCTATGGTTACCATGGAGATGCTATGGGTGCCCATGGGGTGCCGTGGGTGCCATGGGAATGCCCATGGGGCACTATGGGTGCCATGCGGATGCTATGGGTACCaatggggtgctatgggtacCATGGAGATGCTATGGGTACCAAGGGGATGCTATGGGTACCAATGGGGCACTATGGGTACCAAGGGGATGCTATGGGTACCAATGTGGTGCTATGGGTACCACGAAGATGCTATGGGTACCATGGAGATGCTATGGGTGCCCATGGGGCgctatgggtgccatggggatgctatgggtgccCATGGGGCGCTATGGGTGCCATGGAGCTGCCGTGGGTGCCatgggggtgcccatggggctctatggggtgcgCTAACACCAGGATCGGGGAGGTGCGCGCCGTGGACGGTGCCTCCATCACTGCCTTCACGGTGCACGAGTGCGAGGGCTCGAGCCGCATCGGCTCCCGGCCGCGCCGGCTCCTGGCCACCGGCCATGCCAACGGCAGCCTCCAGCTCTGGGACCTCACCACGGCCATGGACAGGGCCAACAAACCCCCCGGTAcatggggggtcaatggggggggggggtcattGGTGCCTGCCCCCCAACCCCTCAATGGGTCCCAATGCTGCCCATGCAGATGCTGAGGGGCTCAGTGAggaagagctgctccagcagctggatCAGTGCGACCTGGCGCTGCCCGGGCCCCCCCGCACACATGGGTAGGGCAGGGACCCCCCTCTGCATCCCTATTGCCCCCCCTTTGCATCCCTATTGCCCACCCCTTTTGATCCCTATTACCCCCCCCCGCATCCCTATTGCCCCCCCTTTGCATCCCTATTGCCCCCCCTTTGCATCCCTATTACCCCCCCTTTGCATCCCTAATGCCCCCCCCCCGCATCCCTATTACCCCCCCTTTGCATCCCTATTGCCCACCCCTTTTGATCCCTATTACCCCCCCCGCATCCCTATTGCCCCCCCTCTGCATCCCTATTACCCCCCCTTGGCATCCCTAATGCCCCCCCTCGCATCCCTATTGCCCCCCCTTTGGATCCCTATTGCCCCCCCTTTGGATCCCTATTGCCCCCCCCCGCATCCCTATTGCCCCCCCTTTGGATCCCTATTGCCCCCCCTCTGCATCCCTATTGCACCCCCGCATCCCTATTTGCCCCCCCCTTTGGATCCCTATTTCCCCCCCTTTACCCACTCCTTTACTTCCCTTTTTAACCCCTCTTTGGCTCCCTATTACTCCCCTTTTATG
The window above is part of the Melopsittacus undulatus isolate bMelUnd1 chromosome 24, bMelUnd1.mat.Z, whole genome shotgun sequence genome. Proteins encoded here:
- the LOC117437605 gene encoding SH3KBP1-binding protein 1-like, with translation MCRKFPLRMKDNDLLVTELYRDPGEDAVTAPQCLPHPQDQELGTGSKIAYVTSSGVVRVIVQHPETMGSGPQLFQTFTVHRSPVTRIMLSEKHLVSVCADNHHVRSWTVTRFRGMLSTQPGSTPLASFKVLALDDAAGAGTDIGPFGEREEQQVFIQRVVPDACQVFIRLSSTGKKIGEVRAVDGASITAFTVHECEGSSRIGSRPRRLLATGHANGSLQLWDLTTAMDRANKPPDAEGLSEEELLQQLDQCDLALPGPPRTHG
- the LOC117437610 gene encoding SH3KBP1-binding protein 1-like; protein product: MAPMGAGPRRRWSLNLGVPAEALFFVGNQLIATSPGGTIGVWNAVTKHWQVQDVVPITSYDAAGTFLLLGCSNGSI